A segment of the Symmachiella macrocystis genome:
ACCATGCGGCTTATACCGAATCGAATGGTCGCCATCCGAACAAAACAACTTTATGTCGTTTTTGGAAAGCTCATGGAAACCGCTCGCATTTCATTCGTGAACAGCGAGCAGGAACAGATCGCGATCGATTTCCTGCGAAGCAACTGCGTTGAAATCATCGCTATTGATGACAATGCAAACAACAGCGACGAGGAACGGAACCGTCACTAGAAGGACGTTCCTGTTTGGCGGTCTCGCCAGTTTTCGTAGGTCAGGCTCCCGCCTGACGCGGTACTCGTTGGACGTCCAACTTCAGTTTCGTCAGGCGGCGGCCTGACCTACAACTCAGTCCTGCAGAATTTCAACTTCACCAGTCTCCATAGCGTAGATCCCACCTACAATCTTGATCTCACCATCTGCTTCCATTTGTTTCAGAATGGGACTGTATGTTCGGATATTTTCGACCGTTTCGCGAACGTTCTGCTTGGCGACCATTTGGACAAACTCCTTGTTGCTGCTGGTTTTGTCCCCCTCGTAATCGGTGAAGTGATCGACCGCCGGGCGGATGTTGGCCAGCATCTCTGTGATATTGCCCAGTTCCACTCCGTCGATCGCCCCCCGCACCGCGCCGCACGATTCGTGCCCTAAGACAAATACGAGTTTCGCGCCGGAAACCTTACAGGCAAACTCCATGCTGCCGAGGATGTCGGTGTTTTCAAAATTGCCGGCGACCCGCGCTACAAAAATATCGCCGATTCCACGATCAAACACATCTTCCACCGGAATCCGCGAGTCGACGCACGACAAAATCACAGCTTTAGGAAACTGCCCCAGCGCCGCATCACGGACTTGTTTGGAATGGTCTCGGGATGTCAGCGTCCCCGATGTGAACCGCTGATTGCCATCCCGCAGCGTCTCCAGCACCTGATCGGGAGTCAGCTGGTCCTGTTCTGCTTGTGTCAGCACCCGCTCAACCCGCGGCTGGACGTCGCTGGCGACTTCCGTCGAATCACCATCCGTTTGAGCAACCGGCGTTTCGCCCGGCCCACAACCGCACACCATGAAGGACAACACACAGCAACCCAAAATCGTGCCGGGGAGAATTCTGATCATCTCTAGAGACCTCGTTATTGATTCGTCCATGAAACAGCGACAAGTAGGACGCAAAGGCTAGCGTTCCGCACGATTCCTGTCCAGGTGCGTATGAGAAATCACCGGCGTAGTCGATGTGTGCTCGCCTCGATCTGACCAGCCGGTGCAAACCCAATCGCTGCATGCAGCGATGACCCAGATGTAGTTGGCTGAAAACGCCCTGGTTACAACGATCGAAAGCAATTCGCGCACCAACTCAGCTTGACTGTAAACCCGTACAGAAGGACTCGACGCAGGATGGTACCGTCGAGCAAAGCCGTTTTTGCGGTGGTGTATTAGTATTTGCCGTTTTTCAGCGTTGAGCGGGTTTACGCTATCCCGATTACGACATCAGGAGGCATCTGGCCACCAGATGTTGACGTCACAATGCGGCAGCGCGGCGCGTAGGGCCTTGACGATTTCCGGAGCCGGCGCCGGCCTGCCGGGGACTTCGAGTTCTTTGAGGTTCTTTAAACTCGCGAAATCTTGGATGTTCTCCATCGTGATCCCCGTGCTGGGCCACCACAGCTCGGTCAGGTCCGGAAGCTGGTTCAAAACGGTCGCTGCCGAAGCGGGGACACCCGTATGACCAAGACTGAGCCGAGTCAGACGAGTCAACGAACCGATCTCCATGCATATATCATGGTCGATGGGGGTATGACTGAAGCTCAGATTGCGCAGTGAGTTAAGTTGCGCAATTTCCTGCATGCCTTCCATGTCCAATTCGGTGTCCGCAGCCTCTAGGAATTCCAGTTGTGGGCAATTCGCGGCGTAGCGAAATCCACAGCGGATGGGGTTATTCGAGAGGTATAACTTTCGCAGCCGCCTGCAGTTGGCCAAACACTCGAGATCGTGTTCGTTCAATTCACAGCCTATCGCCGATAAAATTTCCAATTGTGGTAGCGCCGCAAAGGCATCCAACAAACCTTTGACAGGTAAACATTGAATTTTCACTTCTGTCAATTGCTGCCATGCCTTTGCATGGGCCAAACCTTTTGCGGTGACATGGCTCGCATTGTAACGCAGTTTGCGAAGCCCGTGATGATGGCAGAGGTAGGGGAACCCCTCGTCATCGATGTCAGTCCCCATGAGTTCAATCGAAGTCACACCCTCGAGCCGTCCGATTTCGGGGCATCTGACATTTATCCCCGGACCGCCACTGCGAACCAGCATGCCGCCGTATTCCGGATCCGGCACCACTTCGATCAAGTCCTTGGCCAAGCTTGCTATTAAGTCTGCCTGATTGGCATCATCTCTTGTCATGTCGACTCTCCTTGAATCAATTGCCCATTGCATCACGCAGAACGTCTTCGAGCCAAGGGTTGCGCCTTTGTAGGCGTTCTTCCGGAGGTGTTTCGGGATCAAATAGCCAGTCATGTACACCCTGCCCGGCAAACTTGAGCCCCGGCTCAATAAGTAACTCTCCCATGAACTGACCGCGGCCCACTTCGTTGATTCCTGCCAAAAATCCGCCACCAGGCGCAAAACCCTGACCAGCATTACCACGTCGAAAGTTGCTCAGGGCATACCACGCTCCGATTGCGGGTAAGATGTTACGGGCAGCACTGCCGAGCAATCCCGCCCAGCGACGCGGATTGGTTCTGGCGAGATCATCGATCGCGTTACTTAGCTTCCTGGCATTGCCTGCCAATTTGACCGACGTGTCTTGGTTGACCCGGCGCTTTGCAATCAACTTGAGTTGCTCCTTAGTAATATTAATCCCCCTTTCTTTTGCAATCCTTTTAGCGGTGTGGGCGATTGTAACACTCCGCATGAAACCTTTACGCCATTTTTGTGCATCGCGAATCAGATCGATTATTGTGTCATCGTTGCGAATCAGCCCCATTGTCGTAGCACTCAGTCCCGATTTATTGTCAAACTCCATTCCAGTACGAATCCAAATCAAGAGTTTTTTGGCATCATCCCCGTCTATGGGAGATCCGGATGATACGTCCACAAACTTCCGTAGCACAGCATCAATAGCTTCATTATAGCGAGCGTGCGTGACGCCGTTCCATGTATCGTATCCGTGAGAGTAATTGAGTGTTGCTCGTGTCCCCTTTTCGAAGACAGCTAAAGCTTCGTCGGATATCAGCTTTATCTCAAACAACGCATTATATACGCTTTGCGGAATCCAATGGTGCCCAACCCCCTTTACTAATGGATCAGCACCAATAGTCAGCCGCGTTAACAATGAATGCACGGCTGGTACAGAGACTTGGCCCGTCGGGTCAATATTCGTCACCGGGTCCCCATGCACATACGCATATTTATGCAAACTCTGCGGATCGTGAACGTTCCCCGCGAACGGGTCCAGGCGGTTGAAACGGCCGGTGCTGGGGTCGTACATCTGCGGCGCTCCTGCTGATAGGTTGAGTGTTTTCCAAATCCGATTCGATTGTGGCAGTCCCGTTGCTCTCCGGTTGTGGTGGCCTCAAGGTGATCGGGAACGGCTTCCCAAAACCCGCATGCGTATTGCCTGTTCGGCCAGTTTCAAAATTGCTGCCGACTTTGCATCGGCGTACGGGGTGCCAGCCGCCGTTTGAAAACGTTCCGCCCGACGATTGCGGCGCGGTTCCCACGGAAATCGCACCCGCCGTCCCCGCAGCCGCAATTCGATTGTGCGGCAAAACTGTTGCCCCGTTAGCCCCCATTCCTTAAGCACCGCGTCGAGATGCTGCCTGTTGCACTCCTTGGCAAAAAAGGCATAAATATCATTGTGCGGAGCCAGACGGCACGCCGCCGCATAGGCAGCCCACGCCGGTTCAAACATGCGGTGTGCCTCAAAGACTTGGGCACGCTGGACGAGAAACGACGCCACTTCCTCCGCCGGCGTCAGCGACCGCAAAAATAACGGCACAGCCCGCTGCCGCTCTTGGGCATGCCATACGGGCAACCAACGTAGCGGACTATCGTAATAATGCTCGTCGTCGTGACTATCGAAATCGCCGTTGAATTCGATATTGCGGCACTCGCGCCACGGTGGAATTCTGTGGTCGTGCGCATCCCAGCGGCAAAAAACGTGGCCGGGCGAGTGCACCAACCGCAGCGGATAACCCAACCGCCGCCCGACAGCCACCAACAACACGGGCAACGACGAACAGGTTCCATGCCGCTCCGGACCGAGCAAACCAAACAGAAAATGCCGGCAGGTTTTCGTCCAATCGGCCACCGTGCGAAGATCGCGTTCCTCAACGCAATATTTAATCCTGAGCGAATGTTGCAGAAACCTCGCCAAGCAGAGCATCCGCCACAACGGCTGTGAGTGCTCCAATTCGTCGGCATGCTCCTCGAAGAACGGCCAACCTTCTTCGGTATGCACGGCGACTTGAAGCGCGACGCGATCCAGCAGTTGCGTGAGGGCTTCCACATCAACTGGAGTAGTGCCGGGCAACTCCGCTGAGCACAGCAAATTCGCACGAGCAATATCAATGCCGCCCAATTCCGCGGGCGAAATCGCGAGCATTTCGGCCAAAGTGCACGGCCGAGTAGCTGTGGACGCAATCAGCATGAGCGCAGGTAGATCCTTGAGGTAGAGCGAGATGGGATCTAGTTTGTTCCATTGCCTGCGGAGCCAATTATGCAGCGGTTCTTGTCCAAATTCAATAAAATTTAAGCAAAATTCGCAATTCCAGTGAAAATCTCCAGAATGCCCGCACGTACTTTATTGCCCCGCCATTTTACGCGCATTGACCCTACCACGGACCAAGGGCTAGAATTGATGCTGGTCGCGGACGGGCTTGTTGGATCTGCGACGGAATCACTGGGATCACCAGCATGGTATCTGGGGTGGGGAGGCGATTGCGGTGGGGGTACTCAAAATGCTTGAGGGGGATGTCCCCGGACGCATTGTCGTGCTCAATCATGAAAAGATGGTGCTCGGGCGCCATCCCAACTGCGAAATTGTCCTGGACAATGCCGCGGTTAGCCGTCGCCATGCGCAGTTCCTGGAGAACCACGGTACCTATTTTGTCGAAGACCTGCAAAGCCGCAACGGCACGATCGTCAACGGCGAACGGATCGAGGGCCGCACGCAACTGCAGGATACGGATCTGGTCAAAATCTGCAACGTGGTGCTGCGATTCCATGCGGTAATGCCGCCGACCGTTGATCCAGGGACGATCACTGTTCCCGGCGACACCCATCCCATCAGCCCAGACACCGCTCACGTCAAGCCGGGGGTGGGACAGACGACGGCATCTTTGCCGCCGGTGCCGATGGACGATTCCAATGCCGCCGTGATTTCGTCGATGGATGCTTCGTCGGTTACGCACATCAGCCTCAAAGTACAACCCGAGGCCAAGCTGGCAGCCGTGTTGGCCATTAGCCGCGATCTGGGGGGAGCACTCGAAGTGGACGAGGTGCTGCCGCGGATCCTCGACAGCCTGTTTCAGATTTTCCCTCAAGCGGATCGCGGTGTCGTCTTGCTGAACGACAACGAGGCCGACAAATTAGTCGTCAAAGCCTCCAAAACACGACACCACCACGAAGACGACATTGTTGAGATCAGCCAAACGATCATCCAAAAAGCGGTCGACACGGGACAGGCGTTTCTCAGCGCCGACGCGGGGACCGATCAACGGTTCGACAGTAGCGAAAGCATCTCCAAATTTCGCATTCGCTCGCTGATGTGCGCGCCACTCGTCGGTCAGGACGGAACACGGTTAGGCGTCCTCCAAATCGATTCCAAAACCTCAGCCCCGGGATTCATTGCTGACGACTTGGAGCTGCTCATCGCCGTCGCCTGCCAAGCCGCAGTCGTCGTCGAAAAAGCTGTGCTCTATCATCGGGCCGAAACACTCCGCGACCTCGAACGGGAACTGAACTTCGCCACCCAGATTCAGCTGGGATTTCTGCCCACCGAACGGCCACACATTGATGGCTACGAATTTTTTCATTACTACGAAGCTGCGCAAAGCGTGGGCGGCGACTTCTTTGACTATGTGACTTTGCGAAACGGAAAAATCGCAATCACACTCGGCGACGTTGCCGGTAAGGGAGTCCCCGCTGCATTGATGATGGCGCGGTTATATGCCGATGCCCGCTACCATTTATTGATGGAACAAACCGCCGGCGGGGCGCTCACCAAACTCAACGACGATGTGGTCCGCGGCGGACATGGACACCGCTTCGTGACCTACGCTGCGGCAATACTCGATCCCCAGGCGCATCAACTCACGATTGCGAACGCAGGCCATTTGCCGCCGCTGCTCAAAAAGGCCGATCAAACGGTCGAACGCATGGGCGTCGATCACGCCAACTTGCCACTGGGAGTCGATGGGAGCCTGGAATTTGAAGAGGCCGTCTTCGACTTGGACCCCGGCGATGCGATCGTGCTCTACACCGACGGCGTCACCGAAGCCACCAACGCCGCCAATGATTTGTATGGCATGCAACGATTGATAAAATGCATTGCCGACGCGCCGACAGGCATTGGTGAACTGGGGGAACGACTCATCGCCGACGTTGAGGAATTTTGTGGAGGACGCGCCCAGCGTGACGACATCTGTCTGCTTGGGCTCCGCCGACTGCAAGTCTAAGACCCTTTGCTCATCATTCTCTTTCTGACATTCTCGAAACATTCACTTTCGACGAACGATGCCGACACTCATTATCCCAGAATTCATACCCCACCCCGTGCTCAAAGGTGGACATGCTCAAACCTTGGCAGGTACCTTCTTGCCGGGCAGCAAATTTGTCTATAGCGCGACACAACACCGGCTCGATTTGCCCGATGGAGACGCGCTGATTCTGCACGATGACCAACCGGAAACTTGGAACAATGGCAACCGGGCGGTGTTGATGCTGCACGGGCTGGCTGGCTGCTACGAAAGCCCGTACATGATTCGCATCGCCGGAAAACTCAATTCCGCCGGCGCGCGGGTCTTTCGCATGGACCATCGCGACTGCGGCGCCGGCGCTGGACTGGCCGTACAACCCTACAATGCCGGTCGGTCTGACGACGCACTGGCTGCGCTCAAAGAAGTGATCCGCCTCTGCCCCAATTCCCCCGTAGCGATCGTCGGCTTTTCACTCAGCGCAAATATTGTGCTCAAATTGCTGGGAGAAGACCCTGCGATTTTGCCGCCCGAACTTGATCGCGGTATGGCCGTCAATCCTCCGATTGATTTGCTCCACAGCGTTAAAGCGCTCGACCTGCCGCTCGGCCGACTGTACGACCGGCACTTTATGGGTTTGCTGATTGCACAAGTCATGCAACGCAACCTGCGGCTTGAGGGGAAACATTTTGAATTTCCCCGCAAACCGCGACGGTTGATGGAATTCGACGACTGGTACACTGCCCCGCTATCGGGCTACGGCAACGTGACCAACTATTACGCCCGTTGCAGCGCCTCGCAATTCATCCCCAACATCGGCCTCAAAACCTTGGTGCTCACCTCCGGCGACGACCCACTCGTCCCCGCCGATCAATTCGAAAACGTGCAGCTCCCCCCCTCCGTGCAATTGCACATTGCCCGTTCGGGTGGCCACATGGGTTATATGTCGAAAAACGGCAACGACCCCGACCGCCGTTGGCTCGACTGGCGGGTTGTGGATTGGGTCATGCACTGACCGAGTGACCGCATCACTCGTCCGTCACGCAGCCCTCGGATGCGGACTTGACGTTTTTGATGTACTTGTACAACGTCCCCCGTTTTGCTTTGAACGGCGGGGCGACCCAAGCTGCTTTCCGCGAAGCCATTTCGTCATCACTGACGTCGACGCTGATTTCGTTTTTCTCAGCATCGATCGTAATCACGTCGCCGGTTTGAATCAGACCGATCGGTCCGCCCACTTGCGCCTCGGGGGTGACGTGCCCCACAATAAATCCGTGCGACCCACCTGAAAAACGGCCGTCAGTCATCAAGGCCACGTGCTGTCCCAGACCGGCTCCGACGATTGCCGATGTCGGTGTGAGCATCTCCGGCATGCCGGGTCCCCCTTGCGGGCCTTCGTAACGGATGACGACGACGTCTCCTTTTTCGATACCCTTTTGCTCCAGCGCCGTCAGCATGTCTTCTTCGGAATCGTACACCTTGGCCGGTCCTTGGAAACGTTGCCCCTCTTTGCCGGTGATCTTGGCGACCGCACCTTCGGGGGCCAAATTCCCTTTGAGGATCTGCAAGTGACCCGTCGCTTGAATCGGATTGCTCAACGGGCGGTACAAATCTTGTCCGTCATTGAATCCGGGCAAGTCCTCCAGGTTTTCGGCAATCGTTTTCCCGGTGACGGTTAGCAAATCGCCCTGGATCAATCCTTCGGCCAACAGATACTTCATCACCGCCGGCGTCCCGCCAATATCGTGCAGGTCCTCTTCGACATACTTCCCGCTGGGTTTCAAATCGGCCAGATAGGGGACGCGATCGCTGACGGCTTGGAAATCGTCGATGGTCAAAGGCACATCGACCGATCGGGCGATGGCAATTAAGTGCAGCACCGCATTCGTTGAGCCCCCCAACGTCATAATCACGACCATCGCGTTTTCAAAGGCTTCGCGGGTCATGATATCGCGGGGTTTGATATCCCGCTCCAAACACAGCCGAATCGCCTCGCCGGCTTCGAAGCATTCCTCAAGTTTTTTCGGGTCAACGGCCGGAGTCGACGAGCTGTACGGCAAGGACATCCCCATCGCTTCAATGGCCGACGCCATCGTATTTGCCGTATACATGCCGCCGCAGGCGCCGGCACCGGGACAGGAGTTGCGTACAATTTCGCGACGCTGTTCCTCGTCAATCGAGCCGCCCAGATATTCGCCGTAACTTTGAAACGCCGAGACAATATCTAATTTGCAACCGCCGGCTTTTCCCGGCTTGATCGTACCGCCGTACACCATCAACGACGGCCGGTTCAGGCGGCCCATCGCCATCAAGCAACCGGGCATGTTTTTGTCGCAACCGGGCAGCGAAATGTTGGCATCGTACCATTGGGCTTCGGTGACCGTTTCGATGGAATCGGCAATCAAGTCCCGCGACTGCAGCGAGTAACTCATCCCCGAGGTTCCCATCGAGATGCCGTCGCTGACGCCGATCGTATTGAACCGCATTCCCACCAAGCCGGCAGCTGTGACCCCCTCCTTGACCTTAGCGGCGAGGTCCAACAGGTGCATATTGCAGGTGTTGCCCTCATACCACATGCTGGAAATTCCAACCTGCGGCTTATTCATGTCGTCTTCGGTCATGCCCGTGCCATACAGCATCGCTTGCGAGGCGCCTTGCGACTTGGGTTGCGTGATGCGCGAGCTGTATTTGTTTAAATTGGCGGAGGTTGTCGTGTCTGTCATGTCAAATTCCTGAAATTCAATGTCTGCAATTACGCAATTGTCTGTGATTTTTGACCGAAAGTCGTAGGTCCGGCTGTGCCGGACGAATTCAACGTCGTATTCTGCTAGAGGCAATAGCCGGTAGAACCAGCTCTATGTGATGACAAATTTGCTACCGCGCGCCCAGCCGCAGGCCCCTCGATTTCATGAGACCAACACGAGATAAAGGTTCGCGCCGCTAACGAAATGCTCGCCGAACCAGACGCCTCTCTTGCTGGCCCACCACTCCCGAACATCTGCAGGAGAGGGTTCCAAGCTTCCCAGCATGGCAGATTTCCTTTTGAACTCAAGCGTCCCATCCGAGATTTGGTGGATTGTCGCTTGAATTCTTCGTGGAAAACTATTGCGATGGAAAATAACGGCGTGTGAACACCCCCAACCTTGCGTCCTAACGGTCGGTCTGAACGTCCTTCCACATGACAATCATCTACTGCCTTTACGAGAAACCCGATGCATTTGGTCATTAGCTGCAACCTGAAACCGCACAGCCGGACACGCATCTTAGCACGGCAGACGTTTGACGTTTTGTGCGAATGGAACGAACCGGCCGATCTGGTTGATCTTCAAGATTACGCATCCGCCTTGGAACGGGATGACGCGGACGACCCTGAAATCCAAGAGCTGTCAGCCAAAATTGCCGCAGCGGACAGCGTATTGTTGGCTACGCCGATTTATCACTTCGACGTGGGGTCCACCACCAAACATCTGATTGAGTTGACCACAAAAGCCTGGCGGCACAAAGTGGTCGGAATTCTGGGAACAGCGGCCGGTCGGCGGAATTACATGGCGCTGACCGGGCTGGCCAATAGTC
Coding sequences within it:
- a CDS encoding YheT family hydrolase, which produces MPTLIIPEFIPHPVLKGGHAQTLAGTFLPGSKFVYSATQHRLDLPDGDALILHDDQPETWNNGNRAVLMLHGLAGCYESPYMIRIAGKLNSAGARVFRMDHRDCGAGAGLAVQPYNAGRSDDALAALKEVIRLCPNSPVAIVGFSLSANIVLKLLGEDPAILPPELDRGMAVNPPIDLLHSVKALDLPLGRLYDRHFMGLLIAQVMQRNLRLEGKHFEFPRKPRRLMEFDDWYTAPLSGYGNVTNYYARCSASQFIPNIGLKTLVLTSGDDPLVPADQFENVQLPPSVQLHIARSGGHMGYMSKNGNDPDRRWLDWRVVDWVMH
- a CDS encoding RHS repeat-associated core domain-containing protein, which encodes MYDPSTGRFNRLDPFAGNVHDPQSLHKYAYVHGDPVTNIDPTGQVSVPAVHSLLTRLTIGADPLVKGVGHHWIPQSVYNALFEIKLISDEALAVFEKGTRATLNYSHGYDTWNGVTHARYNEAIDAVLRKFVDVSSGSPIDGDDAKKLLIWIRTGMEFDNKSGLSATTMGLIRNDDTIIDLIRDAQKWRKGFMRSVTIAHTAKRIAKERGINITKEQLKLIAKRRVNQDTSVKLAGNARKLSNAIDDLARTNPRRWAGLLGSAARNILPAIGAWYALSNFRRGNAGQGFAPGGGFLAGINEVGRGQFMGELLIEPGLKFAGQGVHDWLFDPETPPEERLQRRNPWLEDVLRDAMGN
- a CDS encoding carbonic anhydrase family protein, whose product is MIRILPGTILGCCVLSFMVCGCGPGETPVAQTDGDSTEVASDVQPRVERVLTQAEQDQLTPDQVLETLRDGNQRFTSGTLTSRDHSKQVRDAALGQFPKAVILSCVDSRIPVEDVFDRGIGDIFVARVAGNFENTDILGSMEFACKVSGAKLVFVLGHESCGAVRGAIDGVELGNITEMLANIRPAVDHFTDYEGDKTSSNKEFVQMVAKQNVRETVENIRTYSPILKQMEADGEIKIVGGIYAMETGEVEILQD
- the ilvD gene encoding dihydroxy-acid dehydratase, which encodes MTDTTTSANLNKYSSRITQPKSQGASQAMLYGTGMTEDDMNKPQVGISSMWYEGNTCNMHLLDLAAKVKEGVTAAGLVGMRFNTIGVSDGISMGTSGMSYSLQSRDLIADSIETVTEAQWYDANISLPGCDKNMPGCLMAMGRLNRPSLMVYGGTIKPGKAGGCKLDIVSAFQSYGEYLGGSIDEEQRREIVRNSCPGAGACGGMYTANTMASAIEAMGMSLPYSSSTPAVDPKKLEECFEAGEAIRLCLERDIKPRDIMTREAFENAMVVIMTLGGSTNAVLHLIAIARSVDVPLTIDDFQAVSDRVPYLADLKPSGKYVEEDLHDIGGTPAVMKYLLAEGLIQGDLLTVTGKTIAENLEDLPGFNDGQDLYRPLSNPIQATGHLQILKGNLAPEGAVAKITGKEGQRFQGPAKVYDSEEDMLTALEQKGIEKGDVVVIRYEGPQGGPGMPEMLTPTSAIVGAGLGQHVALMTDGRFSGGSHGFIVGHVTPEAQVGGPIGLIQTGDVITIDAEKNEISVDVSDDEMASRKAAWVAPPFKAKRGTLYKYIKNVKSASEGCVTDE
- a CDS encoding leucine-rich repeat domain-containing protein is translated as MTGYLIPKHLRKNAYKGATLGSKTFCVMQWAIDSRRVDMTRDDANQADLIASLAKDLIEVVPDPEYGGMLVRSGGPGINVRCPEIGRLEGVTSIELMGTDIDDEGFPYLCHHHGLRKLRYNASHVTAKGLAHAKAWQQLTEVKIQCLPVKGLLDAFAALPQLEILSAIGCELNEHDLECLANCRRLRKLYLSNNPIRCGFRYAANCPQLEFLEAADTELDMEGMQEIAQLNSLRNLSFSHTPIDHDICMEIGSLTRLTRLSLGHTGVPASAATVLNQLPDLTELWWPSTGITMENIQDFASLKNLKELEVPGRPAPAPEIVKALRAALPHCDVNIWWPDAS
- a CDS encoding SpoIIE family protein phosphatase yields the protein MDLRRNHWDHQHGIWGGEAIAVGVLKMLEGDVPGRIVVLNHEKMVLGRHPNCEIVLDNAAVSRRHAQFLENHGTYFVEDLQSRNGTIVNGERIEGRTQLQDTDLVKICNVVLRFHAVMPPTVDPGTITVPGDTHPISPDTAHVKPGVGQTTASLPPVPMDDSNAAVISSMDASSVTHISLKVQPEAKLAAVLAISRDLGGALEVDEVLPRILDSLFQIFPQADRGVVLLNDNEADKLVVKASKTRHHHEDDIVEISQTIIQKAVDTGQAFLSADAGTDQRFDSSESISKFRIRSLMCAPLVGQDGTRLGVLQIDSKTSAPGFIADDLELLIAVACQAAVVVEKAVLYHRAETLRDLERELNFATQIQLGFLPTERPHIDGYEFFHYYEAAQSVGGDFFDYVTLRNGKIAITLGDVAGKGVPAALMMARLYADARYHLLMEQTAGGALTKLNDDVVRGGHGHRFVTYAAAILDPQAHQLTIANAGHLPPLLKKADQTVERMGVDHANLPLGVDGSLEFEEAVFDLDPGDAIVLYTDGVTEATNAANDLYGMQRLIKCIADAPTGIGELGERLIADVEEFCGGRAQRDDICLLGLRRLQV
- a CDS encoding NAD(P)H-dependent oxidoreductase, with the translated sequence MHLVISCNLKPHSRTRILARQTFDVLCEWNEPADLVDLQDYASALERDDADDPEIQELSAKIAAADSVLLATPIYHFDVGSTTKHLIELTTKAWRHKVVGILGTAAGRRNYMALTGLANSLMLEFHCLIVPYFVVATPESFDGDVLTGKRALRRIDDLTRTASQWAAAAAIRDSRQIRRSH